A section of the Methanococcus voltae genome encodes:
- a CDS encoding AAA family ATPase, which produces MKNITFNSIKLKSNPQKIVEPSENNIGIKYVILEPVGFPIKINGENIKVTVDDGKLFNHYARDQWENEIIKEGDYLFDNSIIPDYAFKILSLYPKDGEITTKETIYKLNTPIQNEIKNVKKTYFEEIIGQEQAKKKCKIIMKYLEKPEIFGEWSPKNILFYGPPGTGKTMLARALASQTESNLKLIKATELIGEHVGDSSKVIKRLYEEAATNKPCIIFIDEIDAIALSRNYQSLRGDVSEVVNALLTELDGIHENEGVITIAATNNPDMLDLAVRSRFEEEILFKIPDEKERLEILKTYSKKLPVKVKVDFKKYIKKTEGMNGRVLKEKLLKPLLHKAIIEDLDEISEKDFEEVLNRLTNQNNKNIPSDLYS; this is translated from the coding sequence ATGAAAAATATAACATTTAACAGCATTAAATTAAAATCAAACCCTCAAAAAATTGTTGAACCGTCAGAAAATAACATAGGTATTAAATACGTTATTTTAGAACCTGTTGGATTTCCAATTAAGATAAATGGGGAAAATATTAAAGTTACTGTGGATGATGGTAAATTATTTAACCATTATGCTAGAGATCAATGGGAAAATGAAATAATCAAAGAAGGGGATTACTTATTCGATAATAGTATTATTCCCGATTATGCCTTTAAAATTTTATCCCTATACCCGAAAGACGGGGAAATTACAACAAAAGAAACAATATACAAATTAAACACGCCTATTCAAAACGAAATTAAAAATGTTAAAAAAACCTACTTTGAAGAAATTATAGGCCAGGAACAAGCTAAAAAGAAATGTAAAATAATAATGAAATATTTGGAAAAACCAGAAATATTTGGGGAATGGTCGCCAAAAAATATATTATTCTATGGTCCACCAGGTACTGGGAAAACTATGTTAGCGAGAGCTTTGGCATCCCAAACTGAAAGCAATTTAAAGTTAATAAAGGCTACTGAGTTAATTGGGGAACATGTTGGAGATAGTTCCAAAGTTATAAAAAGATTATATGAAGAAGCTGCAACAAACAAACCATGTATTATCTTTATTGATGAAATAGATGCTATAGCATTAAGTAGGAATTATCAATCATTACGAGGAGATGTATCGGAAGTTGTGAATGCGCTATTAACCGAATTAGATGGTATTCATGAAAATGAAGGAGTAATAACCATTGCAGCTACAAATAATCCAGATATGTTAGATTTAGCAGTTAGAAGTAGGTTTGAGGAAGAAATATTATTTAAAATACCTGATGAAAAAGAACGATTGGAAATATTAAAAACATACTCTAAAAAATTACCTGTAAAAGTTAAAGTGGATTTCAAAAAATATATTAAAAAAACAGAAGGTATGAACGGAAGAGTATTGAAAGAAAAATTATTAAAACCGTTACTACATAAAGCCATTATTGAAGATTTGGATGAAATTTCGGAAAAAGATTTTGAAGAAGTGTTAAATAGGTTAACTAACCAAAATAATAAAAATATTCCATCAGACTTGTATTCTTAA
- a CDS encoding SDH family Clp fold serine proteinase → MIDNSILIWVFFIFLFIYPQMIFKYRLLQRYNKIKQLEVSRGSRVIVMIHRQEQLALFGLPLYKFISIEDSEEVLRAIRLTPDDMPIDLILHTPGGLVLASEQIASALMEHKAKTTVIIPHYAMSGGSLIALAADEIIMDKNAVMGPVDPQIGQYPAASILSVLDKKYISEIDDETLILADISKKAINQVKDYVCHILKNKVGLEKAKQLSEILATGKWTHDYPLYIEKLQNLGVAINTKVPAEIYNLFDLYQQSSNQRPSVQYIPAPYGSNKESKKSSESLVKSISKLLNTK, encoded by the coding sequence ATGATTGATAATTCAATTTTAATATGGGTATTTTTTATATTTTTATTCATTTATCCGCAAATGATATTTAAATATCGATTATTACAGAGATATAATAAAATAAAGCAACTAGAAGTTAGTAGGGGTTCTAGGGTAATTGTAATGATACACAGGCAAGAGCAACTTGCATTGTTTGGACTACCCCTCTATAAATTTATAAGTATAGAAGATAGTGAAGAAGTTTTAAGGGCCATACGTTTAACACCTGATGATATGCCTATAGACTTAATATTACATACTCCAGGGGGTCTGGTTCTTGCAAGTGAACAAATAGCATCTGCTTTAATGGAACACAAGGCTAAAACAACTGTTATTATACCTCACTATGCTATGAGTGGTGGTAGCCTTATTGCACTGGCTGCTGACGAGATTATAATGGATAAAAATGCAGTAATGGGCCCCGTTGATCCACAGATTGGTCAGTATCCTGCGGCTTCCATATTAAGTGTTCTAGATAAAAAATATATTTCAGAAATAGACGATGAGACATTAATACTGGCAGATATCTCTAAAAAAGCTATAAATCAAGTTAAAGACTACGTTTGCCATATTTTGAAAAATAAAGTTGGATTAGAAAAAGCTAAACAACTTTCAGAAATCTTAGCAACTGGAAAATGGACGCATGATTATCCATTATATATTGAAAAGTTACAAAATTTAGGCGTTGCTATAAATACAAAAGTTCCTGCAGAAATATATAATTTATTTGATTTATATCAACAATCATCAAACCAACGACCTTCTGTTCAATATATACCTGCCCCATATGGCTCAAATAAAGAGTCTAAAAAATCAAGTGAAAGTCTTGTCAAATCAATATCTAAACTGTTAAATACTAAATAA